A region from the Streptosporangium sp. NBC_01756 genome encodes:
- a CDS encoding proline--tRNA ligase — protein MLLRMSSLFLRTLRDDPADAEVPSHKLLVRAGYVRRVAPGIYSWLPLGKMVLENVTRVVREEMNRMGGQEVLFPALLPREYYETTGRWTEYGDTLFRLKDRKGADYLLGPTHEEMFTDMVKGEYSSYKDYPVTLYQIQTKYRDEARPRAGILRGREFVMKDSYSFDLDDEGLKHSYERHRDTYIRIFDRLGITYKICFATSGAMGGSASEEFLAPAATGEDTFVACHQCGYAANAEAVTTPAPAAITGEQPPLRVLDTPDTPTIESLVDHVNEHHGLNITAAETLKNIVVKVTTPGSGKTETLIVGVPGDREVDFKRLEVSVAPGEPAIFEAEDFTRHPGLVRGYIGPQVLKDLGIRYLVDPRVVDGSAWVTGANEPGRHAAGVVAGRDFVADGTIEAAEVRAGDACPVCGSALSIDRGIEIGHIFQLGRKYADAAKLDALGPDGKPVRVTMGSYGVGVSRAVAVLAEQLHDELGLVWPREVAPVDVHIVGTGKDGQIEAATQIAEDLQARGLRVLVDDRPGVSPGVKFKDAELLGMPTVLIVGRGLAQGVAELRDRSTGVKEEIPLAEAADRVLAACRA, from the coding sequence GTGCTGCTGCGCATGTCGTCGTTGTTTCTTAGAACGCTGAGGGACGACCCGGCAGACGCGGAAGTCCCGAGCCACAAGCTGCTCGTCCGCGCCGGTTATGTTCGTCGTGTCGCACCTGGCATCTACTCCTGGCTGCCGCTCGGCAAGATGGTTCTGGAGAACGTCACGCGCGTCGTGCGTGAGGAGATGAACCGCATGGGCGGGCAGGAGGTGCTCTTCCCCGCTCTCCTACCCCGGGAGTACTACGAGACGACCGGCCGCTGGACGGAGTACGGCGACACGCTCTTCCGTCTCAAGGACCGCAAGGGCGCCGACTACCTTCTCGGTCCCACCCATGAGGAGATGTTCACCGACATGGTCAAGGGGGAATATTCCTCCTACAAGGACTATCCGGTGACCCTCTACCAGATCCAGACGAAATACCGCGACGAAGCCCGTCCCCGGGCCGGCATCCTGCGCGGCCGCGAGTTCGTCATGAAGGACTCCTACTCCTTCGACCTCGACGACGAGGGGCTCAAGCACTCCTACGAGCGGCACCGCGACACCTACATCAGGATCTTCGACCGCCTCGGCATCACCTACAAGATCTGCTTCGCCACCTCCGGGGCGATGGGCGGCTCCGCCTCCGAGGAGTTCCTCGCGCCCGCCGCCACGGGCGAGGACACCTTCGTCGCCTGCCATCAGTGCGGCTACGCGGCCAACGCCGAGGCGGTCACCACGCCCGCGCCCGCCGCGATCACCGGAGAACAGCCGCCCCTGCGGGTCCTCGACACCCCTGACACCCCGACCATCGAGTCGCTGGTCGACCACGTCAACGAGCACCACGGCCTGAACATCACCGCCGCCGAGACGCTCAAGAACATCGTCGTCAAGGTCACCACTCCCGGCTCCGGCAAGACCGAGACGCTGATCGTCGGCGTGCCGGGCGACCGGGAGGTCGACTTCAAGCGGCTGGAGGTCTCCGTGGCCCCCGGCGAGCCCGCCATCTTCGAGGCCGAGGACTTCACCAGGCACCCCGGCCTGGTCCGCGGCTACATCGGCCCGCAGGTGCTCAAGGACCTCGGCATCCGCTACCTGGTCGACCCCCGGGTGGTCGACGGCAGCGCCTGGGTGACCGGGGCCAACGAGCCCGGCAGGCACGCGGCGGGCGTGGTCGCCGGCCGCGACTTCGTCGCCGACGGCACGATCGAGGCCGCCGAGGTCCGGGCCGGTGACGCCTGCCCGGTCTGCGGCTCCGCCCTCTCCATCGACCGGGGCATCGAGATCGGCCACATCTTCCAGCTCGGCCGCAAGTACGCCGACGCCGCGAAGCTGGACGCCCTCGGCCCCGACGGCAAGCCGGTCCGCGTCACCATGGGCTCCTACGGCGTCGGCGTCTCCCGCGCGGTGGCCGTGCTGGCCGAGCAGCTGCACGACGAGCTCGGCCTGGTCTGGCCCCGTGAGGTCGCCCCGGTGGACGTCCACATCGTGGGCACCGGCAAGGACGGCCAGATCGAGGCCGCCACCCAGATCGCCGAAGACCTCCAGGCCCGCGGCCTGCGCGTGCTGGTGGACGACCGACCCGGGGTCTCCCCGGGCGTGAAGTTCAAGGACGCCGAGTTGCTCGGCATGCCGACCGTCCTGATCGTCGGCCGGGGGCTCGCCCAGGGCGTCGCCGAGCTGCGCGACCGCTCCACCGGCGTCAAGGAGGAGATCCCCCTCGCCGAGGCCGCCGACCGCGTCCTGGCCGCCTGCCGCGCCTGA
- a CDS encoding class I SAM-dependent DNA methyltransferase encodes MGQVFDPAAYGRAIADVYDDIYVTTMADRATESAVDRLHGLAEGLPVLEFGIGTGRLALPLAARGLTVAGVEGSAEMVRELRAKPGGDRIPVAVGDFATTRVEGEFGLVVLAINTIFALPSQEAQVDCFRNAAAHLRPGGRFVVETWIPDLAAFRNGTALRLLSLSEDRVFAEAARLSRADQMMYTTKVNLTSGGLRLLPANHRYAWPAELDLMARLAGMELEHRWSDWDAAPFTDDSRAHVSVYRL; translated from the coding sequence ATGGGGCAGGTGTTCGACCCGGCCGCATACGGTCGTGCCATCGCCGACGTCTACGACGACATCTACGTCACGACCATGGCGGACAGGGCCACGGAATCGGCCGTGGACCGGCTGCACGGACTCGCCGAGGGGCTGCCGGTGCTGGAGTTCGGCATCGGCACCGGCCGGCTGGCCCTGCCCCTGGCGGCCCGGGGGCTGACCGTCGCGGGCGTCGAAGGCTCCGCCGAGATGGTGCGGGAGCTCCGCGCCAAACCGGGGGGCGACCGCATCCCGGTGGCGGTGGGCGACTTCGCCACCACCCGGGTCGAGGGCGAGTTCGGCCTGGTCGTGCTGGCGATCAACACGATCTTCGCGCTGCCCTCACAGGAGGCGCAGGTCGACTGCTTCCGCAACGCGGCGGCCCACCTGCGGCCCGGCGGCCGGTTCGTGGTCGAGACCTGGATCCCCGATCTGGCGGCGTTCCGGAACGGCACGGCGCTGCGCCTGCTGTCGCTGAGCGAGGACAGGGTCTTCGCGGAGGCGGCACGGCTGTCCCGCGCCGACCAGATGATGTACACCACCAAGGTCAACCTGACCTCCGGCGGTCTGCGGCTCCTGCCCGCCAACCACCGGTACGCCTGGCCCGCCGAGCTCGACCTGATGGCACGGCTGGCGGGCATGGAGCTCGAACACCGATGGTCCGACTGGGACGCCGCCCCGTTCACCGACGACAGCCGGGCGCACGTGTCGGTCTATCGTCTCTGA
- a CDS encoding iron-containing redox enzyme family protein, with translation MRLPAPRGPVTALIFEHLTRRPHAFDPSSVCSGEPAVEDEDLQLALFVCYELHYRGFDGVDDDWEWNPSLLEARQVLERRFEDGLAEAVPRPVLTPSVPMRRVLAELVAAAGEDPSLAAFLERKADLGQFREFVVHRSIYHLKEADPHTWAIPRLHGGAKAALVEIQADEYGGGRLERMHSELFRATMRKLDLDDSYGAYLGRIPAITLAVGNVMSLFGLHRRRRGALLGHLAAFEMTSSLPNLRYGHGLRRLGGDATACRFYDEHVRADAVHEQVAAHDMCGGFAAAHPDLAGDVLYGAACALALDRLFTGHVLDRWTRGATSLRGADLAVGSR, from the coding sequence ATGCGACTACCCGCTCCCCGGGGACCCGTCACCGCCCTGATCTTCGAACACCTCACGCGCCGGCCCCACGCGTTCGACCCGTCGTCCGTGTGCTCCGGGGAGCCGGCCGTCGAGGACGAGGATCTGCAGCTCGCCCTCTTCGTCTGCTACGAGCTGCACTACCGGGGCTTCGACGGGGTGGACGACGACTGGGAGTGGAACCCGTCGCTGCTGGAAGCCAGGCAGGTGCTGGAACGGCGGTTCGAGGACGGCCTGGCGGAAGCCGTACCGCGCCCGGTCCTCACGCCGTCCGTGCCCATGCGCCGGGTCCTGGCCGAACTGGTCGCCGCCGCCGGCGAAGACCCCTCCCTCGCGGCCTTCCTGGAGAGGAAGGCCGATCTCGGGCAGTTCCGCGAGTTCGTCGTGCACCGGTCGATCTACCACCTGAAGGAGGCCGACCCGCACACCTGGGCGATTCCCCGGCTGCACGGGGGCGCCAAGGCCGCCCTGGTGGAGATCCAGGCCGACGAGTACGGCGGCGGAAGGCTGGAACGGATGCATTCGGAGCTGTTCCGGGCCACGATGCGCAAGCTGGACCTGGACGACTCCTACGGTGCCTACCTCGGCCGGATCCCGGCGATCACGCTGGCGGTCGGCAACGTCATGTCGCTGTTCGGCCTCCACCGGCGGCGCCGGGGGGCGCTGCTGGGCCATCTCGCGGCATTCGAGATGACCTCCTCCCTGCCCAACCTCAGATACGGTCACGGACTGCGACGGCTGGGCGGCGACGCGACGGCCTGCCGTTTCTACGACGAACACGTGCGCGCCGACGCCGTCCACGAGCAGGTCGCCGCCCACGACATGTGCGGCGGGTTCGCCGCCGCACATCCCGACCTGGCCGGTGACGTCCTGTACGGGGCCGCCTGCGCCCTCGCGCTCGACCGGCTCTTCACCGGGCACGTCCTGGACCGCTGGACGCGCGGGGCCACGTCGCTGCGGGGGGCGGACCTGGCGGTGGGCAGCCGATGA
- a CDS encoding glycosyltransferase, protein MMDLDYVLPLRWDDDSGLDELTAYLRRLGRSVRIVVVDGSPPELFDRHAARWAGLVRHMRPDADLRFANGKVNGVITGMRRAAAEHVVIADDDVRYGEAELARVDALLAEADLVRPQNYFDPLPWHARWDTARVLLNRSFGADYPGTFGVRRSTFLEMGGYDGDVLFENLELIRTVRAHGGRECRPRDLYVRRLPPDPARFWSQRVRQAYDDLAQPARMAFFLAVLPALAAGVLRRRHGAVLAGAGLAVGVAELGRRRAGGRRVFPFTTALFAPVWLLERATCSWLALAARSVRGGVPYAGRRMRTAAHSARRLGARTQGAGSGSVGALNPAGRCEPSQNGLADERPQRHSATVLRPGSMTTPS, encoded by the coding sequence ATGATGGACCTCGACTACGTGCTTCCGCTGCGCTGGGACGACGACTCGGGTCTGGACGAGCTGACCGCCTACCTGCGCCGGCTCGGCCGGAGTGTACGGATCGTCGTCGTCGACGGTTCCCCACCCGAGCTGTTCGACCGGCACGCCGCCCGGTGGGCCGGGCTCGTCCGGCACATGAGGCCCGACGCCGACCTCCGCTTCGCCAACGGCAAGGTCAACGGGGTGATCACCGGCATGCGCCGGGCGGCCGCCGAGCACGTGGTCATCGCCGATGACGACGTCCGCTACGGCGAGGCCGAGCTGGCCAGGGTCGACGCCCTGCTGGCGGAGGCGGATCTGGTCCGGCCGCAGAACTACTTCGACCCGCTGCCCTGGCACGCCCGCTGGGACACCGCCCGCGTGCTGCTCAACCGCAGCTTCGGCGCCGACTACCCGGGCACGTTCGGCGTGCGCCGGTCGACCTTCCTGGAGATGGGGGGCTACGACGGCGACGTGCTGTTCGAGAACCTGGAGCTCATCCGCACGGTCCGTGCCCACGGCGGACGCGAGTGCCGTCCCCGGGATCTCTATGTGCGCCGTCTCCCGCCCGACCCGGCGAGATTCTGGTCCCAGCGCGTCCGGCAGGCCTACGACGATCTGGCGCAGCCGGCCCGGATGGCGTTCTTCCTCGCCGTCCTGCCCGCGCTGGCCGCCGGGGTGCTACGGCGGCGGCACGGGGCGGTCCTCGCCGGTGCCGGCCTGGCGGTGGGGGTGGCGGAGCTGGGCCGCCGCAGGGCCGGCGGCCGCCGGGTCTTCCCCTTCACCACCGCGCTGTTCGCCCCGGTCTGGCTGCTTGAGCGAGCCACCTGCAGTTGGCTGGCGCTGGCGGCCCGCTCCGTCCGCGGGGGCGTCCCCTACGCCGGTCGCCGGATGCGGACCGCGGCGCACTCCGCCCGCCGGCTCGGAGCACGCACTCAGGGTGCGGGGTCCGGCTCGGTCGGCGCGCTGAACCCGGCCGGCCGGTGCGAGCCGTCGCAGAACGGCTTGGCCGACGAGCGTCCGCAACGGCACAGTGCGACCGTGCTCCGGCCGGGGTCGATGACGACCCCGTCCTGA
- a CDS encoding DUF4236 domain-containing protein — protein MGWGYRKSMKFGPFRVNLSRSGVGHSWGNRAFRVTKTADGRRTLSVNLPGGFHWRKTLRGSSR, from the coding sequence ATGGGCTGGGGATACAGGAAGTCGATGAAGTTCGGCCCGTTCCGCGTCAACCTGTCGCGCAGCGGGGTCGGTCACAGCTGGGGCAACCGCGCCTTCCGGGTCACCAAGACCGCCGACGGGCGGCGCACGCTGAGCGTGAACCTGCCCGGGGGCTTCCACTGGCGCAAGACCCTCCGCGGCAGCTCCCGATAG
- a CDS encoding ferritin-like domain-containing protein → MRVDRALGTALAAEHAAVYAYGVIGARTTGELRAVAIDAFNAHRARRDRLRTLVIARGGDPAEPSPNYRLPVTPSTAAQAVELAVLVEQGVTGAYLELTASGDPALRKMAALAMQECAVRAYGLRPAVETFPGMPVRPDPTPAPTPTATTPSS, encoded by the coding sequence GTGAGGGTCGATCGGGCGCTCGGCACGGCCCTGGCGGCCGAGCACGCGGCCGTCTACGCCTACGGGGTCATCGGCGCCAGGACCACGGGAGAGCTGCGCGCCGTGGCGATCGACGCCTTCAACGCCCACCGCGCCCGCCGCGACCGGCTCCGCACCCTGGTCATCGCCCGTGGCGGCGATCCGGCCGAGCCGAGCCCCAACTACCGGCTGCCGGTCACTCCGTCCACCGCGGCCCAGGCCGTGGAGCTGGCGGTGCTGGTCGAGCAGGGGGTGACGGGCGCCTACCTGGAGCTGACCGCGTCCGGCGATCCGGCTCTGCGGAAGATGGCCGCGCTGGCCATGCAGGAGTGCGCGGTCCGGGCGTACGGCCTGCGGCCGGCCGTCGAGACCTTCCCCGGAATGCCCGTGCGGCCCGATCCCACCCCCGCCCCCACCCCCACAGCGACGACTCCCTCCTCCTGA
- the rimP gene encoding ribosome maturation factor RimP: MGSATSRDRLMKLLEPVTLASGLDLEDVTVTPAGKRRLLRVVVDRDGGVSLDDVAEVSLAVSTALDADDVMGTTPYVLEVSSPGVDRPLTEPRHWRRAVKRLVKADLRDGTSVEGRIVSTDETGVELDVAGAPRRIDYEDLTRGRVQVEFRRLDDAEDDGEDGDEG; this comes from the coding sequence ATGGGCAGCGCCACATCCCGCGACCGCCTGATGAAGCTTCTGGAACCCGTCACCCTCGCCTCCGGGCTCGATCTGGAGGATGTCACGGTCACACCGGCGGGCAAGCGGCGACTGCTGCGCGTCGTCGTCGACCGTGACGGTGGTGTGAGCCTGGACGACGTCGCCGAGGTCAGCCTCGCCGTCTCCACCGCGCTGGACGCCGACGACGTGATGGGGACCACCCCCTACGTGCTTGAGGTCTCCTCACCTGGAGTCGACCGCCCGCTCACCGAGCCGCGCCACTGGCGCAGAGCGGTCAAGCGGCTGGTCAAGGCCGATCTGCGGGATGGCACATCGGTGGAGGGCCGGATCGTCTCCACTGACGAGACCGGTGTGGAGCTTGACGTTGCGGGCGCACCGCGCCGCATCGATTATGAAGACCTGACCCGAGGCCGGGTGCAGGTGGAATTCCGCCGGTTGGACGACGCCGAAGACGACGGCGAAGACGGCGACGAAGGCTAA
- the nusA gene encoding transcription termination factor NusA has product MSVLRSLEREKDISFDLVVKAIEDALLIAYFRSEGAAAKARAELDRQSGHVTIFAAEIDDESGEVLREFDDTPGNFSRIAATTAKQVILQQLRDAEDEINFGEFASREGELVAGVIQQGKDPRVVLVDLGRIEAVLPHNEQVPGEDYVHGERLRCYVVQVKKGHKGPSVTLSRTHPGLVKKLFALEVPEIADGTVEIAAIAREAGHRTKIAVRSRRPGVNAKGACIGPMGSRVRNVMAELHGEKIDIIDWSDDPAEFVGNALSPSRVSKVEVIDADGRAARVTVPDYQLSLAIGKEGQNARLAARLTGWRIDIRPDTQAEDAAGSADASTR; this is encoded by the coding sequence ATGAGCGTCCTGCGCAGCCTGGAGCGGGAGAAGGACATCTCCTTCGACCTGGTCGTCAAGGCGATCGAGGATGCGCTACTGATCGCATACTTCCGGAGCGAGGGCGCGGCCGCCAAGGCCCGGGCCGAGCTCGACCGGCAGTCCGGGCACGTGACCATTTTCGCGGCCGAGATCGACGACGAGAGCGGGGAGGTGCTCAGGGAGTTCGACGACACCCCGGGCAACTTCAGCCGCATCGCCGCGACCACTGCCAAGCAGGTCATCCTGCAGCAGCTCAGAGACGCCGAGGACGAGATCAACTTCGGTGAGTTCGCCAGCCGTGAGGGCGAACTCGTGGCCGGGGTCATCCAGCAGGGCAAGGACCCGAGGGTCGTCCTGGTGGACCTCGGCAGGATCGAGGCCGTGCTGCCGCACAACGAGCAGGTCCCCGGTGAGGACTACGTCCACGGCGAGCGGCTCCGCTGCTACGTGGTCCAGGTCAAGAAGGGCCACAAGGGCCCGTCGGTGACGCTGTCGCGTACCCACCCCGGTCTGGTGAAGAAGCTCTTCGCCCTCGAGGTGCCCGAGATCGCCGACGGGACGGTGGAGATCGCCGCCATCGCGCGCGAGGCGGGGCACCGGACCAAGATCGCGGTACGTTCGCGCCGTCCCGGCGTGAACGCCAAGGGCGCCTGTATCGGCCCGATGGGCTCGCGGGTGCGCAACGTGATGGCCGAACTGCACGGCGAGAAGATCGACATCATCGACTGGTCGGATGATCCCGCGGAGTTCGTGGGGAATGCCCTCTCGCCCTCCCGTGTTTCCAAGGTCGAGGTGATCGACGCCGACGGTCGCGCGGCCCGCGTGACCGTTCCTGACTACCAGCTCTCCCTCGCGATCGGCAAGGAAGGGCAGAACGCCCGGCTGGCGGCCAGGCTCACCGGATGGCGGATCGACATCCGTCCGGACACCCAAGCAGAGGACGCGGCCGGTTCCGCAGATGCGTCCACACGGTAA
- a CDS encoding YlxR family protein: MRPHGKLEYGGQAAPLRTCVGCRVRTVSSELLRLVVVEDVIVLDLRRRLQGRGASLHPSLSCLKLAERRRAFPRAFRVAGPLDLSQVRGHLEEVHAERNG, translated from the coding sequence ATGCGTCCACACGGTAAGCTGGAATATGGTGGCCAGGCCGCCCCACTGAGAACCTGTGTGGGGTGCCGGGTTCGCACGGTCTCCTCCGAGCTGCTCCGCCTGGTGGTGGTTGAGGACGTTATCGTCCTTGACCTGCGACGACGGCTCCAGGGACGTGGTGCTTCACTGCATCCCTCCCTGAGCTGTCTGAAGCTCGCCGAGCGTCGCCGAGCGTTTCCGCGCGCATTTCGCGTCGCGGGTCCGCTTGATCTGTCGCAGGTGCGAGGCCACCTGGAAGAGGTTCACGCTGAAAGGAACGGGTGA
- the infB gene encoding translation initiation factor IF-2, whose protein sequence is MAKVRVYELAKEFGVESKVVMAKLQEMGEFVRSASSTIEAPVVRRLTEALGGPPRGSSDKGGNRSPRPPQAAPRPAESQAGNGAPAAPSSIPKPGPAPKPGPRPSPAARPAAPAPQAPPVVPEPQQAPVQQQPPSPVQPPRFEAPRPEAGRPAASGPKPGPRPAPAPRPGPAARPEAARPEGRPSGGPGGAAPSGARPGAGASGPKPGPRPGPRGPRPGNNPFSSNASGMGQARPPRPGGPSGPGGPGGREGGPGDRGPRPGPREDRGPREQGQRDGAGPRPPGARSGPPGAAGPRPGPGAGGPRPGGGAGAGGPRPGGPRPSPMMMPQGRPAGPGGGAGRPGPGGGGGRPGGGAGRPGGGGGRPGGGGGFAGRPGGGGAGRPGTGTGGPGGGGGGFAGRPGGGGRGRGGGTAGAFGRPGGRPTRGRKSKRQRRQEFDNMQAPAIGGVQAPRGNGQTIRLSRGASLSDFADKIGAIPASLVQIMLHLGEMVTATQSVNEETLQLLAAELDYNLLVVSPEEEDRELLETFDIEFGEDEGDESDLVARPPVVTVMGHVDHGKTKLLDAIRHTNEVAREAGGITQHIGAYQIATEHEGQDRRITFIDTPGHEAFTAMRARGAKVTDIAVLVVAADDGVKPQTIEALNHAQAADVPIVVAVNKVDKEGADPGKVRAQLTEYGLVAEEYGGTTMFVDISAKNGIGIEQLLEAILLTADAELDLRANATMDAQGVAIEAHLDRGRGPVATVLVQRGTLRVGDSIVCGEAFGRVRAMLDDNGEAIQEADPSRPVLVLGLTAVPGAGDNFIVVTDDRMARQIAQQRAARKRIADMAKSGRRRTLEELFSEMEKGQVDELKLIIKGDVSGSVEALEDALLKIDVGDEVRLRVLHRAVGAITEYDVNLAVADDNAVIIGFNVRPEVRARDLAEREGVDIRYYSVIYQAIEEIEAALKGMLKPEFEEVQMGTAEVREVFKVPKIGNIAGALVRSGTIVRNSKARIIRGGVVISDNLTVSSLRRFKDDATEVREGYECGLGVGYSDIKIDDVIETFEMREKPRV, encoded by the coding sequence GTGGCGAAGGTCCGGGTATACGAGCTCGCCAAGGAGTTCGGTGTAGAGAGCAAGGTCGTCATGGCCAAGCTCCAGGAGATGGGCGAGTTCGTGCGTTCGGCGTCCTCGACTATCGAAGCACCGGTAGTCCGTAGGCTCACGGAAGCTTTGGGCGGTCCCCCCAGGGGATCGTCCGACAAGGGCGGCAACAGGTCGCCCAGGCCGCCTCAGGCGGCCCCCCGGCCGGCTGAGAGCCAGGCCGGAAACGGCGCCCCGGCGGCGCCGTCATCCATTCCCAAGCCGGGACCGGCTCCCAAGCCGGGCCCGAGGCCCAGTCCCGCGGCGCGTCCGGCGGCCCCCGCGCCGCAGGCACCGCCCGTGGTGCCCGAGCCGCAGCAGGCGCCTGTACAGCAGCAGCCGCCCTCGCCGGTTCAGCCGCCGCGTTTCGAGGCTCCGCGCCCCGAGGCCGGCCGTCCTGCGGCCTCCGGCCCCAAGCCGGGTCCGCGCCCGGCTCCGGCCCCGCGTCCGGGTCCGGCTGCCCGGCCCGAGGCCGCGCGTCCGGAAGGCCGCCCCTCCGGCGGTCCGGGTGGAGCCGCCCCTTCGGGCGCTCGGCCCGGTGCCGGCGCCTCCGGCCCCAAGCCGGGTCCGCGTCCGGGTCCCCGTGGCCCGCGCCCCGGCAACAACCCGTTCTCGTCGAACGCCAGCGGTATGGGTCAGGCCCGTCCGCCGCGGCCCGGCGGTCCCAGTGGACCCGGTGGTCCCGGCGGCCGTGAAGGCGGCCCCGGCGACCGGGGCCCGCGTCCTGGGCCGCGCGAGGATCGCGGCCCCCGCGAGCAGGGACAGCGCGACGGCGCCGGCCCCCGCCCGCCGGGTGCCCGCTCCGGGCCTCCCGGTGCCGCCGGCCCGCGTCCGGGCCCCGGTGCCGGTGGTCCCCGTCCCGGCGGTGGCGCCGGTGCCGGCGGCCCGCGTCCCGGTGGTCCCCGTCCCAGCCCGATGATGATGCCGCAGGGCCGTCCTGCCGGTCCCGGTGGCGGCGCAGGCCGTCCCGGCCCCGGTGGCGGTGGCGGTCGTCCCGGTGGCGGCGCAGGCCGTCCCGGTGGCGGCGGTGGCCGTCCGGGTGGCGGCGGCGGTTTCGCCGGCCGTCCCGGTGGTGGCGGCGCAGGCCGTCCCGGCACCGGCACCGGTGGTCCCGGTGGTGGCGGCGGCGGTTTCGCCGGCCGTCCCGGCGGTGGTGGCCGTGGTCGCGGCGGCGGTACGGCGGGTGCCTTCGGGCGTCCGGGCGGACGCCCGACCCGTGGCCGCAAGTCCAAGCGCCAGCGGCGTCAAGAGTTCGACAACATGCAGGCCCCGGCGATCGGTGGCGTGCAGGCTCCTCGCGGCAACGGACAGACGATCCGCCTGTCGCGCGGCGCCTCGCTGTCGGACTTCGCCGACAAGATCGGCGCGATCCCGGCGTCCCTGGTGCAGATCATGCTGCACCTGGGCGAGATGGTGACCGCCACGCAGTCGGTCAACGAGGAGACGCTGCAGCTTCTCGCCGCCGAGCTCGACTACAACCTGCTTGTGGTCAGCCCGGAGGAGGAGGACCGCGAGCTCCTGGAGACCTTCGACATCGAGTTCGGCGAGGACGAGGGCGACGAGTCCGACCTGGTCGCGCGCCCACCGGTGGTGACCGTCATGGGTCACGTCGACCACGGTAAGACCAAGCTGCTCGACGCCATCCGGCACACCAACGAGGTGGCGCGCGAGGCCGGTGGGATCACCCAGCACATCGGTGCCTACCAGATCGCCACCGAGCACGAGGGCCAGGACCGTCGGATCACCTTCATCGACACCCCGGGTCACGAGGCGTTCACCGCCATGCGTGCCCGCGGTGCCAAGGTCACCGACATCGCCGTCCTGGTCGTCGCGGCCGACGACGGTGTGAAGCCGCAGACCATCGAGGCGCTGAACCACGCTCAGGCGGCCGACGTGCCGATCGTGGTCGCGGTCAACAAGGTCGACAAGGAGGGCGCCGACCCGGGCAAGGTCCGGGCACAGCTCACCGAGTACGGCCTGGTCGCCGAGGAGTACGGCGGCACCACGATGTTCGTCGACATCTCCGCCAAGAACGGGATCGGCATCGAGCAGCTGCTCGAGGCCATCCTGCTCACCGCGGACGCCGAGCTCGACCTGCGGGCCAACGCCACGATGGACGCCCAGGGCGTCGCGATCGAGGCGCACCTCGACAGGGGCCGCGGCCCGGTCGCGACCGTGCTGGTCCAGCGCGGCACGCTCCGCGTCGGCGACTCGATCGTCTGTGGCGAGGCCTTCGGCCGCGTCCGGGCGATGCTGGACGACAACGGCGAGGCGATTCAGGAAGCCGACCCGTCGCGTCCGGTGCTGGTCCTCGGTCTGACCGCGGTGCCGGGTGCCGGTGACAACTTCATCGTCGTCACCGACGACCGGATGGCGCGTCAGATCGCCCAGCAGCGTGCGGCTCGCAAGCGCATCGCGGACATGGCCAAGTCCGGCCGTCGCCGCACCCTCGAAGAGCTCTTCAGCGAGATGGAGAAGGGCCAGGTCGACGAGCTCAAGCTCATCATCAAGGGTGACGTCTCCGGTTCGGTCGAAGCCCTCGAGGACGCGCTGCTCAAGATCGACGTCGGCGACGAGGTGCGCCTGCGGGTGCTGCACCGCGCCGTCGGTGCGATCACCGAGTACGACGTCAACCTGGCCGTCGCCGACGACAACGCCGTCATCATCGGTTTCAACGTGCGCCCCGAAGTCCGGGCGCGCGACCTGGCCGAGCGCGAGGGCGTCGACATCCGCTACTACTCGGTCATCTACCAGGCGATCGAGGAGATCGAGGCGGCCCTCAAGGGCATGCTCAAGCCGGAGTTCGAAGAGGTCCAGATGGGCACCGCCGAAGTCCGCGAGGTCTTCAAGGTGCCGAAGATCGGCAACATCGCCGGTGCGCTGGTCCGCTCGGGCACGATCGTCCGCAACAGCAAGGCGCGGATCATCCGCGGCGGGGTCGTCATCTCCGACAACCTCACCGTGTCCTCGCTGCGTCGTTTCAAGGACGACGCGACCGAGGTCCGCGAGGGCTACGAGTGCGGTCTCGGTGTCGGCTACAGCGACATCAAGATCGACGACGTCATCGAGACGTTCGAGATGCGGGAGAAGCCGCGCGTCTGA
- a CDS encoding DUF503 domain-containing protein, with product MYVGALTLDILLGDVHSLKQKRSVVRPIIAEVQRRFPGVAVAETGHLDLHRRTEIGIAVVSATAANCGGVLDDCERLIAFHPEIELLSARQRLYNEDED from the coding sequence ATGTATGTAGGTGCCCTCACACTGGACATCCTGCTCGGCGACGTTCATTCGCTGAAGCAGAAGCGCTCTGTGGTGCGTCCCATCATCGCCGAGGTGCAACGACGGTTCCCGGGTGTAGCCGTCGCCGAGACCGGCCATCTGGATCTGCACCGCCGTACCGAGATCGGGATCGCGGTCGTCTCCGCCACCGCCGCCAACTGCGGCGGGGTGCTGGACGACTGCGAACGCCTGATCGCCTTCCACCCGGAGATCGAGCTGCTGTCCGCCCGGCAGCGGCTCTACAACGAGGACGAGGACTAG